TCAACGATGGCTCATTATTAAAATATACTGAAATGAAATGGTTAACACCTGATGGTCATTATATTCACGGTAAAGGGATTAAACCCGATATTGAAATTGCTACACCTAAGTATCAATCATTAAGCGTGATTCCTAATGATAAAACGTATAAGTTAGGAGATAACAATAAACATGTCAAAACAATGAAAATTGGTTTAACAGCGCTTGGTTTCAAAGTAGATAATGAAACTAAATCATTTGATACAAGTTTAGAGTCAGCAATTAAAGCCTTCCAAAAAGACAATGATTTAACTGTTAACGGTGAATTTGATAAAGAAACAAATGATAAGTTCACTCAAAAATTAGTCGAAAAATCAAATAAAAATGATACTGTTTTAGACCAACTACTTAAGAAGTTAAAATAAGTTTAAAATGATTAAAAAGCGTGAATTTAAAGATGAGAGTATTTAACTAATAAACATAAATACAAAGAGGTGTTTTAGATTATGATTAGATTAGCAACGAAAAAAGATCTTTCTAGAATTGAAATATTAGTAGAAGAAGCAAAAGAAATAATGGAGAAATTCAACAACAATCAATGGGATGATAAATACCCTGTAACTGAACATTTTGAAGAAGATATCGAATCTGAAACACTTTATGTATTAGATGTTGATAATGAAATTTATGGCTTTATTGTCATCGACCAAAATCAGTCAGAATGGTATGATGAATTAGAATGGCCAATTGATCGTAAAGGGGCATACGTAATCCATCGATTAGCTGGTTCACAATCATATAAAGGTGCAGCAACTGAATTATTCCAATTTGCAGTTGATTTGACAGAAGACCATGGTGTCCATGTCATTTTGACAGATACGTTTGCGCTTAATAAACCAGCACAAGGATTATTTGAAAAGTTTGGATTTACTAAAGTGGGCGAAGCCG
The DNA window shown above is from Staphylococcus sp. M0911 and carries:
- a CDS encoding GNAT family N-acetyltransferase, with translation MIRLATKKDLSRIEILVEEAKEIMEKFNNNQWDDKYPVTEHFEEDIESETLYVLDVDNEIYGFIVIDQNQSEWYDELEWPIDRKGAYVIHRLAGSQSYKGAATELFQFAVDLTEDHGVHVILTDTFALNKPAQGLFEKFGFTKVGEAEIDYHPFDRGAPFYAYYKNI